In Palleronia sp. LCG004, a single window of DNA contains:
- the rpoH gene encoding RNA polymerase sigma factor RpoH produces the protein MATYANLPAPSPEQGLNRYLQEIRRFPMLEPEEEFMLAKRWVDHEDTEAAHKMVTSHLRLAAKIAMGYRGYGLPQAEVISEANVGLMQAVKRFDPDKGFRLATYAMWWIRASIQEYILRSWSLVKLGTTSAQKKLFFNLRKAKNRIGALEDGDLRPENVKRIATDLGVTEDEVISMNRRMSGGDASLNATISADGEGTAQWQDWLEDEDANQADDYEARDELETRRALLEQAMDVLNDREKDILTQRRLQEQPITLEDLSGQYDVSRERIRQIEVRAFEKLQKRMTELASEKGMTETA, from the coding sequence ATGGCGACATACGCTAATCTTCCGGCACCGTCCCCCGAACAGGGGCTGAACCGGTATCTACAGGAAATCCGGCGGTTTCCGATGCTGGAGCCCGAAGAGGAATTCATGCTCGCCAAACGGTGGGTCGATCACGAGGATACCGAGGCCGCCCATAAGATGGTGACCTCGCATCTGCGCCTCGCGGCCAAGATCGCGATGGGCTATCGCGGCTACGGTCTTCCGCAGGCCGAGGTGATCTCAGAGGCCAATGTCGGCCTGATGCAGGCCGTCAAGCGGTTCGATCCCGACAAGGGTTTCCGCCTCGCGACCTATGCGATGTGGTGGATCCGCGCCTCGATCCAGGAATACATCCTGCGGTCCTGGAGCCTCGTGAAGCTCGGGACCACCAGCGCCCAGAAGAAGCTCTTCTTCAACCTGCGCAAGGCCAAGAATCGGATCGGCGCGCTCGAGGATGGCGATCTTCGCCCCGAAAACGTCAAGCGCATCGCCACCGATCTCGGCGTGACCGAGGACGAGGTCATCTCGATGAACCGGCGTATGTCGGGCGGCGATGCCTCGCTCAACGCGACAATCAGCGCCGATGGCGAGGGTACGGCGCAGTGGCAGGACTGGCTCGAGGACGAGGATGCCAATCAGGCCGACGATTACGAGGCCCGCGACGAGCTCGAGACGCGGCGCGCGCTTCTCGAACAGGCGATGGACGTTCTCAACGATCGCGAGAAGGACATCCTGACCCAGCGCCGTCTGCAGGAGCAGCCCATCACGCTCGAGGATCTCAGCGGTCAGTATGACGTCAGCCGCGAACGGATCCGCCAGATCGAGGTGCGGGCGTTCGAGAAGCTCCAGAAACGCATGACCGAGCTCGCCAGCGAGAAGGGCATGACCGAAACCGCCTGA
- a CDS encoding Gfo/Idh/MocA family oxidoreductase has product MSDIVRFGILGAANFARRQMAPAIHSATGATLTAIATRTAEKANTFKDIQPDLQVFDDYEALISSDLIDAVYIPLPNHLHVEWSLKALKAGKHVLCEKPMAMRAADYDDLIAARDDSGKLAAEAFMIVHHPQWIKAREILADGTLGELLHADAYFSFNNASDVDNIRNQPGMGGGGLRDIGVYAFGSVRYATGQEPVELTSRLVSEQDFDTMAWMQGRFPGFGYQAMVSTRMAKRQAVTFQGTKGVMTLSAPFNAGVFDQAEIVLDLAEGDRRILRYPGVNQYVLQVEAFCRAANGHESYAWPLEQARGTQAMIDTALAGERIATE; this is encoded by the coding sequence ATGAGCGACATCGTCAGGTTCGGCATCCTCGGTGCGGCGAACTTCGCGCGGCGGCAGATGGCTCCGGCCATACACTCCGCAACCGGTGCCACATTGACCGCGATTGCAACGCGTACTGCGGAGAAGGCGAACACCTTCAAGGATATCCAGCCGGATCTTCAGGTATTCGATGATTACGAGGCGCTGATCTCTTCGGATCTGATCGACGCGGTCTATATCCCTCTGCCGAACCATCTCCATGTCGAATGGAGCCTGAAGGCGCTGAAGGCCGGCAAGCACGTGCTCTGCGAAAAGCCGATGGCGATGCGCGCGGCCGATTACGACGACCTCATCGCCGCGCGCGACGACAGCGGCAAGCTCGCCGCCGAGGCGTTCATGATCGTCCACCATCCCCAGTGGATCAAGGCGCGGGAGATCCTCGCCGACGGGACGCTGGGCGAGCTGCTGCACGCCGATGCGTATTTTTCCTTCAACAATGCCAGTGACGTGGACAATATCCGCAATCAGCCCGGAATGGGCGGCGGCGGATTGCGCGATATCGGCGTCTATGCCTTCGGAAGCGTCCGCTACGCCACGGGACAGGAGCCGGTCGAGCTGACCTCGCGCCTCGTGTCGGAGCAGGATTTCGACACGATGGCTTGGATGCAGGGGCGCTTTCCGGGCTTCGGTTATCAGGCGATGGTCTCGACCCGGATGGCCAAGCGGCAGGCCGTGACGTTCCAGGGAACGAAAGGCGTGATGACGCTCAGTGCGCCGTTCAATGCCGGCGTCTTCGACCAGGCCGAGATTGTCCTCGATCTGGCCGAAGGGGACCGCCGCATCCTGCGCTATCCCGGCGTCAATCAGTATGTCCTTCAGGTCGAGGCGTTCTGCCGCGCGGCCAATGGACACGAAAGCTATGCCTGGCCTCTCGAACAGGCACGGGGCACGCAGGCGATGATCGATACGGCCCTCGCCGGCGAACGCATCGCGACGGAATGA
- a CDS encoding M3 family oligoendopeptidase gives MMTTPLFDANASPGGKDLGDLPQWELSDLYAAPDAPELKRDMDWLEEACERFAEEYQGKLADLDAAGWIDCIHRYEKIEMVAGRIMSFAGLRYYQETTDAHRAAFLSDAQDKITTYTTPLVFFSLEINRIPDEKLDAVFAGGGEVARYKPVFDRLRAMRPHQLSDELEQFLHDQSVVGASAWNKLFDETIAALEFEVDGEVMGIEATLNKLTEQDRTVREEAARELGRVFSSNIKTFARVHNTLVKEKEVEDRWRKMPTPQTGRHLSNHVEPEVVEALRNAVVDAYPRLSHRYYELKRKWLGLDRMQVWDRNAPLPMETDKIVDWTTARGMVMDAYSDFSPELAQLAEPFFDRGWIDAAVTPGKAPGAFAHPTVTDAHPYIMLNYLGKPRDVMTLAHELGHGVHQRLAAPQGEMLASTPLTLAETASVFGEMLTFRKLLAGAKDTAERKVLLAGKVEDMINTVVRQIAFYDFECKLHEARRGGELTPDAINALWMSVQAESLGPAFDFMDDYEVFWTYVPHFVHSPFYVYAYAFGDGLVNALYAAYEDGTPGFQEKYFDMLKAGGSKHHKELLEPFGLDASDPAFWQKGLGMIEGMIDELEAMED, from the coding sequence AATGGGAGCTGAGCGACCTCTACGCCGCGCCCGACGCGCCCGAGCTCAAGCGCGACATGGACTGGCTCGAGGAGGCGTGCGAGCGCTTCGCCGAGGAGTATCAGGGCAAGCTTGCCGATCTCGACGCGGCCGGATGGATCGACTGCATCCACCGCTACGAGAAGATCGAGATGGTCGCGGGCCGGATCATGTCCTTCGCCGGATTGCGCTATTACCAGGAGACGACCGACGCGCATCGTGCCGCGTTCCTGAGCGACGCGCAGGACAAGATCACGACCTATACCACGCCGCTCGTCTTCTTCAGCCTCGAGATCAACCGCATTCCCGACGAGAAGCTCGACGCCGTCTTTGCCGGCGGTGGCGAGGTGGCACGCTACAAGCCCGTCTTCGACCGGCTTCGCGCGATGCGGCCCCATCAGCTCAGCGACGAGCTCGAGCAGTTCCTCCACGACCAGTCGGTCGTTGGGGCGAGCGCGTGGAACAAGCTCTTCGACGAGACGATCGCCGCCCTCGAATTCGAGGTCGACGGCGAGGTGATGGGGATCGAGGCCACGCTCAACAAGCTGACCGAGCAGGATCGCACGGTGCGCGAAGAGGCGGCGCGCGAGCTCGGGCGCGTCTTTTCGTCCAACATCAAGACCTTCGCGCGTGTTCATAACACGCTCGTCAAGGAGAAGGAGGTCGAGGATCGCTGGCGCAAGATGCCCACCCCGCAGACCGGTCGGCACCTGTCGAACCATGTCGAGCCGGAGGTGGTCGAGGCGTTGAGGAACGCGGTCGTCGATGCCTATCCGCGCCTGTCGCACCGCTACTACGAGCTGAAGCGCAAATGGCTCGGGCTCGACCGGATGCAGGTCTGGGACCGCAACGCGCCGCTGCCGATGGAGACCGACAAGATCGTCGACTGGACGACCGCGCGCGGCATGGTGATGGACGCCTATTCCGACTTTTCGCCGGAGCTGGCGCAGCTGGCCGAGCCGTTCTTCGACAGGGGCTGGATCGATGCGGCCGTGACGCCCGGCAAGGCACCGGGGGCCTTCGCGCATCCGACCGTCACCGACGCGCATCCCTACATCATGCTGAACTACCTCGGCAAACCGCGCGACGTGATGACGCTGGCCCACGAGCTCGGGCACGGTGTGCATCAGCGTCTTGCCGCGCCGCAGGGCGAAATGCTGGCCTCCACGCCGCTCACCCTCGCAGAGACGGCGAGCGTCTTCGGTGAGATGCTGACCTTCCGCAAGCTTCTCGCAGGCGCGAAGGACACGGCCGAGCGCAAGGTCCTCCTCGCCGGGAAGGTCGAGGACATGATCAACACGGTCGTGCGGCAGATCGCGTTCTACGATTTCGAGTGCAAGCTGCACGAGGCGCGCCGCGGGGGCGAGCTGACGCCCGACGCGATCAACGCGCTCTGGATGTCCGTGCAGGCCGAGAGCCTCGGGCCCGCATTCGACTTCATGGACGATTACGAGGTCTTCTGGACCTACGTGCCGCATTTCGTCCATTCGCCGTTCTACGTCTACGCCTACGCGTTCGGCGACGGTCTGGTGAACGCGCTCTATGCGGCCTACGAGGACGGAACGCCCGGTTTCCAGGAGAAATATTTCGACATGCTCAAGGCCGGCGGGTCCAAGCACCACAAGGAACTGCTCGAACCCTTCGGCCTCGACGCATCGGACCCGGCCTTCTGGCAAAAGGGGCTCGGCATGATCGAGGGCATGATCGACGAGCTCGAAGCCATGGAAGACTGA